The following is a genomic window from Elaeis guineensis isolate ETL-2024a chromosome 10, EG11, whole genome shotgun sequence.
attaaagaaataaaagatgaAAAAACGTTAGAAGCATTTCATCAAACAGGTGAGGGGCATACACAGCAACTATCCCTCAACAATTACCATTCCCCATCCTTGGGCACAAACCATTCATTCTCTCTTATACGTGCTTTTCACTATGGAGGGTCCGTTGGATTGGGGACATGTTGCCCAAAAAGATCGTCCTATACCACGGGTGTCGGGGTAGCATCTCATCGGACAAGAATTTGAGAAAATCTCAAAAGAATAACCTTGTTAGATTTTATGATGGAATTGAGTATGTAGGTGGCTTGCTTATAGAAGaggttttttaaaattaatagatttttcttaatatttagggtctttttgaatttttttttacgtATAAGATTTATGAATTGGATCGGCATATCTAACAAAATTATAGTTTACATGCTGAATCAGGTTTATattcataaaatatcaaaaaataattgagagaaaattgatccaaatcttataaaaaaaataatatttgatttttttcttcttatgggATTTCGAGTGGCTCGCCAAAGCTAttccattatattttattttatttggttTGTAGTCTGtaattttattgattatatcgatctaatttataaattttatagaatttttaattcaattctgtgaaaaaattcaaagaagctcttctaggatatattttatcataaagaaaaaagataatataAAAATAGTAGAAAGTAATCTTCTAAATCTCATTAGAGATCCAATTTCATGTAACAAGCGTTCTTGGATGAAAGAAACAAGAAGGGTTgagtaaaaattaaaatatcgcTCTTAAATTCATATGTTATGGAATGGCATTTTTGTAAATAGATGGAACTTTATAATCATTGAGACACTTTTGATAAATGGGTCATGtcattgtagattttttttttttttttggtaatatgtCATTGCAGATATGCTCGAAAGCTAAATTGACGCCGGAGATAGTGCTAGTGAATCTCTCTTTTGGACTGATAAGACATTGGACCGCACTTCTGAATATAACTtgacataaaaattaaaatttaagttctGTGGATGCTTGAGATTGATTATCACCTTACATCTTTCTAAGACTATTCCGGAGGTCTGATAGTCCTTCAGTATATCCTATCCCAAGATTTTAGCATTAATCATAAGGAACTGGCTTTTAGATTTATTCAAATATAGCTTTCAATGTAGTCAAGCTATCCTCTTACGCTTTGGTAATCTCCGATTGTATGTATCACCTTCAAAAGACCTTTTTCTAGATGTCTGAACCGTCTATGCTTTTAATTTCTAAGGATTAGAGAGTTGGTAACATGGGGTCCTTTACCTGCATCAACCTAAATCCTGGGTGCAATgatcttaactaaggagtgcaaCACGCGCGCAAGCGGTATGAATGGGGATCCAGGGGTTTTTGTTACCGTGCCCGGCAAACGAGGGACATGCAGTCGCAACAGTGGTGGTGGGGTGGATCAGGGAATTGGTGGTGACAGGGGAGTACAGCTGGACATTGGAGCAAGCATCAACGATGGTGGACTTGCTGTGGCAAATTGTGGGAGGAGATGGTAGTGCAAGATTGAGGGGGAGGGGTGGCGGTAGTTGCACGGGTGGGGGTTTAGGAGAAAGGACACCACCCCACacccccgaaaaaaaaaaaaaaaaaggacgagTGATTTGAACTTAACTAATAGGCAATTTGGTCAATTTACAATTCCAGTTGGTTTAACCAAGAGGTAGGATTAAATTCTGCAGTGGGATATTAACAGATGTTTTCTCTTTGCAAGGTATATGCAATTTTCTGGCTCGATATGTAAATATAGATCAACaagattttttatatatgaaaaaCTCATAATGTAGGGGCAATATGAAAATGAAATTTAAAACTTAATATACACATTGTTGTTAAATACTAAATATATGTTAAAGaatttatgcatatatatatatatatatataggaaccAAAAATTCATGTATGTCCATTCGCATGTAATCCACTGAGAAATTAGTTTGTGCTGGTTTCCCAATACTAATGCTGACTAGTAAGCTAAACATGCAGCTGCAATGATCTATCTTGATTAGATGGAGCAGCCATCTATCCTACTAAGATATCTGAAGTTAAAAGGGTTGCAAGAAACTCCAAACTACTACGATTTTGGATTGCACCGCAGACTGGTTGGATGGCTCTATCCAAAATGGTGTTCCATTAGGAAGTCTTTAGTGGAAATTCATTTCTCTCCTCCAGGATTTTGCATGATCGCAATTTAAGTCCCACTTCTTTTCTATTGGGGTTAGGGCTACAAATGGGTTGGACCAAATTGGGCATGCTCGACCCCAGCGCGATCTAGTTTCATATATGGGTCTTGATATTGAATCTTGATCCAATGCAGCAAATAGATGATCTGATtgtatgagaaattttttgtgcaccgcgggtggtgtagaaaatctgatgtggagcaCATCGCTTCATGTGATTGGTTCATGTAGTCATCGCTTTTCAACGaacatttaatgtctgcagttttatttatttttttaaaaattttgtatggcgaaaatatctttattttttgaaaaaattatgacatattgtggcatattatgactttctacatgcagaatgtcataatattgtccaaaaaattatgacatcatatgatatattatgacattctatatcaaattatgattttctgtatgtaggatatcataatatggtataggatattataatatgacACAAGATATCAGAATAtagaagagatatttttgtccaatcactttTTAACATGTATATAATGTCTGCAGTTTCATTTTTTCATTAGAAAATATTGaaggataaaaatatctttatttttaacaaaaaatcATGATATCCTAtggtatattatgatattctgtatcaaaattatgattttcacgagatatcataatatgaatataaaatatcataatttttttaaaaaataaaaatatttttttatttaaaatttttaaataaaaaaataaaattatagatattaaatatatattaaaaataataattatataaattaatcatataaattgataattttttatactatccACGATGCACTAAAAATTTTCCTTGATTCTATCTGCAGTCTTCATTTGCTATATACCTCTGAATAGGATTTTTAACTGGTACAGTGCTCTTGTTTGTCAGGCCCCCAGCTTTGTCATGACTGTAGAACCACCAATCAAAGCAAATAATAATTTATGCCTACTGTGCTACATCTTTTAGCCGCTTAGGATTCTGTATTCATGTATTGTGCATACTTTGAAGATTGTAATGAAGTATAAACATTTTCAACGTGATTAGCTTCCTTTCTTGGTAGCAATTAAAAAGAGGTCTATCTGTCATCATTCCCTGCCAAAATCTATAGGCCAAATCCAACCCATCAAAAAAGTTTTATTACCCTCCCACTCTCTCCTCCgtaccctccctccctccctccctcagcTTCCCTCCAAGGCAACGGCTCTCCTCCCCCCACCACTAACACTTACCTCCAACGGTAACAATTGATGACACCGCCACCGGGTCCCAACAAAAGAGCCCATCATTAAACCCCCGATCACGTGACTCCCACTTCGGCTCGACTGGTCACATCCGGTTCCGAGCCGGTCAGTACCTACTGTCCGCGCCTCATCGTTAGCAGCGCCGCAACGGTCCCTATCCAGGACACGCGTAGCTCCCCCATTGGACGTACTCTCaggactctcctctcttttaACCCGGGTAATACCGGGGAGCCCAGCGATGGTACCAGCTCCCAGCCAATCCATCCGTCAAACGGAACAATAAAGAACTTGTTGTTATCAGATTTGGGCCGCCAAGCGCTTAACCTCTTCCCTTCTACCCTGCCATCGCTGCACTTCTCCACATGCCCCCGCCTATGCCCTTTTTTATTTGTCCGTGCCAATAAATAGCGATTGATTGAGAAAGTTGATAGAGGTTGAGAGTTCTGTGCGCTGATTGCGCCATCGATCCCCATTCTTCCCGCCGCGTTCCTTAGCGTTTCGGCCGGCACGTAATGGCGTCTCGGCCGGCACCCTTTTTGCTGCTGATACTGCTCCTGGCGACGTCGCTCCGGCCAGCCGCCGCCGAGCACGACTACGCCGCGGCGCTCCGGAAGAGCATCCTCTTCTTCGAGGGCCAGCGCTCCGGCAAACTCCCCCCCGACCAGCGCCTCAACTGGCGCTGTGACTCCGCCCTCCACGACGGCGCCGCTGATGGGGTACGCATCGCTGCACGATCGACGGCCGAGATTTTAAGCATAACCCCTCCCTCGCATCTCCCCTTTCAAAATATTCGCTCTTCGTGGCCTTAATATTTTTCCCCTGTTGTCGCCTGGTCTCCTTTTAACGGCGTTGGCGGTGCGGTGACCGCAGGTGGACTTAACGGGCGGGTACTACGACGCGGGGGACAACGTCAAGTTCGGCTTCCCGATGGCCTTCACGGCGACGCTGATGGCCTGGAGCATAATAGACTTCGGGAAGAACATGGGCCCGCAATCGACGGAAGCCGTCAAGGCCGTCAAGTGGGCAACGGACTACCTCCTGAAGGCGACGGCCGTCCCCAACGTCGTCTACGTCCAGGTGGGCGACGCTTTCCGCGACCACTCCTGCTGGGAGCGGGCCGAGGACATGGACACCCCCCGGACCGTCTACAAGGTCGATCCTGCCCACCCCGGCTCCGACGTCGCCGGCGAGACCGCCGCCGCCCTCGCTGCCGCTTCCATCGTCTTCCGCGACTGCGATCCCGCCTACTCCCGCCGCCTCCTCGACCGCGCCGTCTCCGTACGTCCATTCAGAAACCCGTTCAACTAGGTCCCGGTTTACGTCATCATCTCTTTTTCCTACGAGCGAGTCTTAATCAGGACCGTCCATATGGTTGATAGGTGTTCGAGTTCGCGGACAAGCACAGGGGAGCGTACAGTAGTAGCCTGCACAACGCGGTGTGCCCCTTCTACTGCGACTTCAATGGATACCAGGTGAGTTCTGATTTGCCTCTGTCGCGTTCAATCTGGGCCGTTGGATCACATATTAATGGATTATGATGGTAGTGTACAGGATGAGCTGCTGTGGGGAGCGGCGTGGCTCCATAAGGCGTCTCGCAGGCGGGAGTACCGAGAGTACATCGGGAGGAACGAGGTGGTGCTGCACGCCGGGGACACCATTAACGAGTTCGGTTGGGATAACAAGCACGCCGGTATTAATGTCCTAATCTCCAAGGTAATTATTAACTACACGGTCTAACGCTCACCGTCCGGTCAGCGGATTCCCGAACCCCACTCCAGAAACCGGTTTAAAAATTTCATGCTGGCACTGCTCGTCATTGTCTCGTGTCTCGCTCTTTCAACTGTTTTCGAGCCTACAGTTGGATACTCGCTGTGTTTTTGACCGTTGCCTACGTATTAAGTTTTCTGTAAAATGGCAGGAGGAACCCTTCTGTTTCATTTAATCACGATTAAGGACAATAGATGGGGTTGTTTACGTGAATTAATAATTTCCcgggtccttttttttttttttttttttgtgcaggaaGTTTTGATGGGGAAGGATGATTACTTGCACTCTTTTAAGCGAAACGCCGATAGCTTCGTCTGCTCCCTCCTCCCGGGAATCTCCCAGCACCCTCAGATCCAATATTCCCCAGGTTTATCCTGTTCTTTTGATATTTGCAAAACCATGCTCTATATTCATTCTCCTTTAATTTTAAGCTAACTTCCCATAAAAATAATTGAAGGTGGGCTGCTGTTCAAGACGGGAGGCAGCAACATGCAGCACGTGACCTCGCTCTCCTTCCTGCTCCTGGCTTATTCCAACTATCTCAGCCACGCCAATGGCCATGTGCCATGTGGCTCCTCGTCTGCCACGCCAACCCAGCTTAGACGAGTGGCCAAGCGGCAGGTATTATTGATTAATCAACAATTAACAACAATATAAAAactttaaatatataaatataaatataaatgtaAATACGAATATATAAATATGCAGGTGGATTATATTCTGGGGGATAATCCGCTGGGGATGTCGTACATGGTGGGGTACGGAGGGAGGTATCCGCGGCGGATCCACCACCGCGGGAGCTCGCTGCCGTCGGTGAGGGCCCACCGGGGGAAGATCGGGTGCAAGGAGGGGACGAAGTACTACATGAGCCCGGCGCCGAACCCGAACGTGCTGGTGGGGGCGGTGGTGGGCGGCCCCACCAACATCTCCGACGCCTTCCCGGACGCCCGCCCGGTGTTCCAGCAGTCGGAGCCCACCACCTACATCAACGCCCCCCTCCTCGGCCTTCTCGCCTACTTCTCCGCCCACCCCACCATCCTCTCCGATTAACTAAGATGACGGCAACTTCCATATTTGGCTGGCTCGGTGTGTGGCAGCAGTGTACTGTCGTTACTGGGTCTGGGTGTGGCCATGTGGGTGCTTTTATTGTTATTGTTCTAGCTTTCTTTCGTTAGGGCGATTCATTTATTGAACCATAAATGGGCGATTTCATttgtggtctttttttttttgtattttagaATTTGTGTACTATATAGGTTCTATGCTTTTTCTCCTGATTGGTAATGATATGAGTGTTAAATGGGTCTGAGAAAAGCATTAAAGCCGTGGACCGTCCAGCAGGAAATAAAGCTAAATTGATTCCCCCAACGACGAAAAGCCTATGGGGTCATATAGGCACATGCCACGGAAAGGTCAAGGTAGTATTGGACTGTTGAAATAGCGAGGAGATGAAACCGAGTCTCTGGGGTCATAGCCTCAGAGGCACATGCGGCAGAGAGGACAGTACAGAGATGGACTGTTGAGATGGTAAGGATGAATTTCGGTGATAGATTTGGTCGAGTAATAATGAAAGTCCACCGTATAATATCTCCGATGATACCGATCTGGATCTATTTTCATGTATAAATTTATTTGGATAATGGTAGAATTTGAGTATCTGATTAATATTTGCATTCGTATTTGTTGCTGTTAAACTTCGAAAGGATCGATGAAAGGTCGAGTTAGGGATCAATGAGAGACTGAAGGCGATTCCTTCAATCTGCGATTAAATATCCGCTGATTGGAGTTTGTTCGATAAAAAgagtgaataaaaaaaaaatttatttcaaaaagatTTATCTGAATGTCCTCTTTTATCTTCTCTTtatataaaagagaatttatgagCCGTTACCTCCGATTTTAAGGGCACAATAAAGATATTTTCTAGCTAAAACCATGGGTAATTAAAATGCCCATAATGGGCCATCATGGATGGTTATTACGTCCACAATATTTAAGTTATTGTTCCACGAGCGTGCAAATAAAAGAAATGACCTAGAAGGTTCTATAAGGATCGTTTAACCATGTATCATCAGTATATGTCTAAGGATAAGTTGTCCTTCATCCGAGGttaggagaaaatatttctcgtataATCCAAGGAGTCTGGTCGGTAAGCAGCTAAGGTCGAAGAATTTGGTTATCTTCATCATACTTGCCTCCTAATTTTGAGCTCAAAGAGATATTTTTACTTCGGATGATGGGAGTACTTGCCGATTTCTCATTTACTTCGATGTTAGCCATCGATACAAAACCAAAGTGATAGCTTTAATGACATCACCTTGGAGAATGGATGGTTCTCAATCAGCATTTAATTCACTACTTCGGACTTGGCTAGTATTTAATGCATCTCTTCGGAGGTCCCATTGCAATGATGAGATACGATAATCATGGTGGCATGCTCCTTAGGACAGAAATGGTGACTCAGAGATCATGCTTTGGCCAATCTCCTACTACCACATGCATAAGCCGATTATCCTCAGTTATTATAGTGCAGATAGGACTATATGGTACAATCAAGAGATCAGTGTGTTGAAGAGTTGTGTGATTTGATACCCTGGATGCAAGCCACATGTTATCTAGACCATGCGCAATGACCAATGTGCCGATCTTGACTGTCACTGCATAGTATAAATAGGGCATCTCTTTTCactattttctcttttatttgctcagtcactttctctctctagatttctcATCAAACTTCTCTCCACCCGAGCACCACCACAATCTATCACAGCCATCGCCATCGTCCTCCATCGCCATCATCTTCTacgacattaatattatttttttttccaattatGGTCCCCACtaatctttctcttcttcttttctttgtatcatcttgctttttgcttttcgtttccttttcctctttcttctcttagcCTTTATAATGTCGAGTCATGGTAGCAAGGCCAAGGATAGAAATCAGCCAAGTGGTTAGAAATCTCGACTGTCTGGGCCTTGAGTCATGTCTGAGGATTGACCTCGAGCCTCTATCAAAGTGGGTTTTTCATCTTAGCCTATGCCTCAGGATTTCCGACACTTGAAGAGCCTGAAATATGAGCTCATGAGGTCCCTAGGACCGGAGAATGAGATGCCTATCATCATTGAGTCCGAGTTGGAGAGTCTTCGAACTTAGTTCTTCATTCCAAGTTGGTACTGCTTTGAGGTCCTTGGTTGGAATGACAAGGTGCCTTGGCATTTATAATGAGTCTTTTTGGGCGGATCTTCGCTTCCCTCTACATCCTTTCATTTACAATATTCTTGACTACTATTAGATTGTTCCCACACATATTGCTTCTAATTCTTTTCGCATCATTTGTTCTTTTATAATAATGTATGATCTTCTTAGGATTGGCCTGAGATGTTCTCTTTTTTGTACCTTATTCATGCTGAGAGGCATCCTCAAGAAAAAGAGGTCGCCTCTTGGAGCGGCCTTCAGTTTATCAAAAGACCGCCCATTTTAGTACACAAGTGAAAAAGAGATTCTTTTTTATTTCCACCAACCCCTCTTAAGGCTTCAGCTACATTTGGTGCGAGCCATGATTAGCTCCAAATAAGAATCCTCGCATCAACCTTGAAGATGAGAAAGACCACCGCTCTCTATTCGACGTCAAGCAGATGTTATATGATGCCGGTCTGAGCTTGGCGATCCTTGATGTATGAGTtagtttctttgattttttcttattttttttaactaaCTCTTTTCTTTCTCGATGCAACTATGAGGCCCACTACCGACTCCATCCATAATGCTTTTCGAAAGAGATTGGGGTGGTCCCAAGGAGAGTTTTCTTGCAGGACTCGAACTCCAAAGGTTGAGGACTGACCTGCCAAGGGCCATCCTAGAGCCGAGAGCCACCGCTCTTCCTTCTACTACTCCCGGAGCTTTAAGCTTGGAGGCCATGGAGATCGACGACGAGTTGGATGCTGTTGAGGTGGTTCctcttcttttaatgggatggaGATTAGTTGCTCCACTTGTTCGCCTCATTTCTCTTCATTTCAAAGATTAAGTCCTTCAATGGGAAGGGATTCCAGCAGCTTCTTCCCTTTGATTGTCGCCATAAAATATTGACGGGTGATCTGTTGATCTCCTCAGATTCGCTAATCGACCCTGTTGGAAATTGCATGAGGAGAtgatatctttgattttatagctaaaaaatttaattctattttcaaatttgaattcgtTTAGCTATTGATAAAATTTGAGCATATAAATAATATTGTGTCCATCTGCACATTTGTCAAGAAAAAGATATATGAATATAGATAGACAACAATCAAATATGTATCCAAATAtccaatcatatttataattttatttaattttatatagtacttataaTTTCTAAGAGAAATATATAGTCAAATTAATATGCTATGACTTGATTTGCCATCCgcttaataatatctttgattttataatcacaaaatttaattatatgatttatattaatatttatatccatactttcaacTTCTAATTTATATCcgtctctatttaaaataaatatagatatgattaCATCCAAttgtatccatatttatatttgtcaaaaaaaaaaaaagtacaaataTGATATGCTGCTATCTAATCCATCTTTCAGCTTTAGTTAAAGGTAAAAATGTTTGCTGCACAAATTTTGTATGCGAGAAATAGTTATTTTAGCATaagatttttgatattttaataatGGAACCTTTTGGACATGATTCACTTCATGAATACCTCTAAATGAATAATTTCAAGCATGAGTAATCCAAGGTTTTTAGAGGCCTAGATATCAGTTTATCTCAATGGGTGACTGAGACTAATATAAACCAACTTCTTGGTTTGGAAACAACCAAGTTTTCTAATATCTCAGATGATTTTTCAAGTTCAAGAAAATGAAATATCAACTGATGTAGTAAATCCATGATTAGCAATAACATTTaggcattaattttaaaatatatcagtTAACAATTTATTTAGAGGAAGTAGCAAGGTGATTGAAGAATGTCGATCCACATGCATACATCATATTCATCAATATCTTGAGTTCTATTGCTTTGTATCAAAAAAGGCTTAACATGGAATAATTACCCCTAAATAAACAATTGAAAGTTTCAAGAGATTTTAAGTTCTCACTAGATCCCTTAAACAAGCTGCTTATAAACAACCAGAATCTAGCTAAAAATTAAATGAGTTGGCTCAAGTTTGACTTACGAAACAATTCGAGCTTCAGCCCTTAAGCCAGGTCTATATTCCTCATCCAAACTTAGCTCATTTGCAAACCATAACATGGACATGTACTTTCATTGGGAAAAGGTATTGTTAATTAGTGATGGAGAGGAATTAACGTTCGTGCTTATATTTTGCTAGATTTGGATGCTTGGATGCATATATACTGAAAGTTTTTGGCACAACTTGTAACAGGGGCTTTCCTCAGCTCCACATTTGATGAAGTGGTCTTCATTAGAACCAAAAAGAGACTACCATAGATGCATTTGTTTTGAACCAATTTAAAGCCCCCTTAAAAGCTATTATTGTTTGTTTACAAGGTAGTTCTTTTTTCTTCATGTGTAAAGCTGAAGGGATACCTAGTTTTTAATAATTAATGGGAAAGATGGTTAAAATTACATCCACAAACATATGATTAGAAATTACATCAAACAATGGTATTCACAATTCTACAAGCAGGTTTTATAGCTAGTATAAGATATATCTAAAGATTATTCAGGATTCATGTATAATAGGAAGATGATTTATGAATGGAGGCTAAATCAGCCTCTTCCAAAAATTTATGAATTAGTAAAAGTGTCATTCTCAAATCTAACCTAAGCCAGGCCGGACTTGATCCAAGCCTAAGTCGGCTCGGGCTCACATAACTTGATTTAGATATTGCAGCTCCATTTCTTTTGGTTTTTCCTTCAGACTCAAATTTTACATGTACtataattattttgaattatttGTAATGTAAATGCTATCCCATTTCTCATATATTGCTAATTTCAGTTGCTTGTCTCCCTTCTGGAATCCCATTTCAGGCACTCGTCATGGGCCGAACCCATTTTTGGTTTCACCCCTTATTTTCTCTGGCACCAAGGCATCAGCCAATGTAATAAGAGCGGCCCTGTGTCCATGCAGTGCTAGTAGAGAGGAGTGCACATAGATGTGGGCGATTTAGGAGTCTTAGAAGTGGGAAGCTTGGGAGCTCCCCTGCTACCTCGTCCGGTTCCTTGCCATTGTGGTCTTGGATGTACGCCCCAACACTAAACGTGACTCAGCTTCGAGACATGAACCCTCCAATGGAAGTTTCTTATTTTGTCCTCTTGTTTTTGATACCATGATAGAATCTAGATATATAACAATCTAGAATCTCATCCAAAATGATTAGctttaatatattatttagattttttgatcttgtatAGTATTCAAAATCTATCTGGTGTATAGCTGAGTAAGACGAAATATAAGCCCACATGGTCCTTACACACTCCCCAAAAACTAGTGTTAGAACAGAGTCAGCCTATGAGGTCTGTATGCTTCCTAGGGTTGTACCATATCAAATGAGCGGTTGTATCACACGTCAATCCCGGTGATGGGCTTGGAAGTGAAAAGAAAGTATAGGTTTAATAAGATGGAGGGATGCTCTATTTGACAAAGAGATCTAAAACCTAAATTTTGTATTTTGAGAAAGTTGTACTCCATTCTGAATTTAAGGCCTTCGTCTATCCATGTTTTAGGGATTGAATTCATGTATAGAAAGGTTGTTTTTGGAAATTTAGAATGCTCCAAGCTGCATAGAGTTTCAAGAACGACATTGCAGTGTCAACATATTATACGGATTTTGGCAAGAGTCTTGGTGGTAGATTTATATAACTACATTGATCTGAATgtatcattgaaggcttcaagaAAACAGTTTGAAAGTTTTGAGATCTCAGCAAAGGATTGTGATGTTTTTTGAGCAGAAGGATTGTGTTGCTTGCAAGTGCAGTTGTGCCGAAAGGGATTGGGAGAAGCCATTTTTGCACTTCTTTACACTTCACTCCCCAATCTTCATGCATCCTTAGAGTATTTGAATGAACCTATTATCATAGTAATGAGCTCGAATTACCAAAATCATTGACACATTTTAATATGTCATATTAAAAGGGAATTTTGCatgaaaaatctattttatttttatttttattttcacaaAAATGAATCAATCTTTTCTCCTCTTGTTTTGCAGTCTGTGTTTGTTACTGGATGACTGCTATAGCAGCACACTTACCAACCTGGAAACTGTTAGTTTGCACCAATTAgatgcttttatttatttatgaatcgGAGAACAGCGATCCAATTCTAGATGGATGTAGGTAAAGATGGCATTCTTTATTTCCACAGCGTAACAATTAAGCATgataaatttatcaataaaataggATGAAGGTTAAGTGAACATCACAAATAGGATAAACAAAAGACctcgcacctttttttttttttttgttagatctTCATTCTCACATCTCCTGCTTTATGAGCAGCCTAGTATCATAGTTTTCACCTAAACTTGATTGATGTTGTTCAGCCTCTTCCAATCTCCTCTTATAAAGCTGTTGGAACCACGACCTCACACCACACAACTGAAAAGAAACTCTTGATCTCTAGTAAATCAACTCTATTTTCGGAGGAGGgaacattaatttttataaaatttagggTTTGTTTGGATTCTTACAAGACTGGCctaaaaattctataaaattcaTGGATTAGATCGTCGATTTAAACATGCCCCTGTATCAACCAAATACCACTCAGCCCAAATTTTTTGAGGTCTTTTATTCTTTCTCCAGTCCAAAGACTAGGATCTGGACTGTGTTTAGATAGATTCTTTAAAAATGCAAACTCGATGAACCAACAAACTAAATTTCTATAGGATTGTCAGTCCAGTCCTACATGAATATCCAACCAGACCCTTAAAGATCTTTTACTACAATAGAACAAATGTATCGAGAATTTATCCAAACTTTAAGAATACTATAAACGGAACTGATTCAAATTGATCAACATATCGCACTGCCGTGGCTAGGGCCTTCCAACAGTAGAATGCAGACTGTCCAAAGCTTCTAACGGCTATTACCACAATTCGATACATCAGGCAAGCTTAGGTTGAGAGGTTGGTTAATCCAATCCAACATAAAAGCAATCCATAAATCCTATTCTAGAAAATTTAACCTGACTCAATCTAAGAGCAAATACATCCTTTTTGAAAGGCCATTAGTTCAAACCTGACC
Proteins encoded in this region:
- the LOC105053196 gene encoding endoglucanase 17 isoform X1, producing MASRPAPFLLLILLLATSLRPAAAEHDYAAALRKSILFFEGQRSGKLPPDQRLNWRCDSALHDGAADGVDLTGGYYDAGDNVKFGFPMAFTATLMAWSIIDFGKNMGPQSTEAVKAVKWATDYLLKATAVPNVVYVQVGDAFRDHSCWERAEDMDTPRTVYKVDPAHPGSDVAGETAAALAAASIVFRDCDPAYSRRLLDRAVSVFEFADKHRGAYSSSLHNAVCPFYCDFNGYQDELLWGAAWLHKASRRREYREYIGRNEVVLHAGDTINEFGWDNKHAGINVLISKEVLMGKDDYLHSFKRNADSFVCSLLPGISQHPQIQYSPGGLLFKTGGSNMQHVTSLSFLLLAYSNYLSHANGHVPCGSSSATPTQLRRVAKRQVDYILGDNPLGMSYMVGYGGRYPRRIHHRGSSLPSVRAHRGKIGCKEGTKYYMSPAPNPNVLVGAVVGGPTNISDAFPDARPVFQQSEPTTYINAPLLGLLAYFSAHPTILSD
- the LOC105053196 gene encoding endoglucanase 17 isoform X2, coding for MASRPAPFLLLILLLATSLRPAAAEHDYAAALRKSILFFEGQRSGKLPPDQRLNWRCDSALHDGAADGVRIAARSTVDLTGGYYDAGDNVKFGFPMAFTATLMAWSIIDFGKNMGPQSTEAVKAVKWATDYLLKATAVPNVVYVQVGDAFRDHSCWERAEDMDTPRTVYKVDPAHPGSDVAGETAAALAAASIVFRDCDPAYSRRLLDRAVSVFEFADKHRGAYSSSLHNAVCPFYCDFNGYQDELLWGAAWLHKASRRREYREYIGRNEVVLHAGDTINEFGWDNKHAGINVLISKEVLMGKDDYLHSFKRNADSFVCSLLPGISQHPQIQYSPGGLLFKTGGSNMQHVTSLSFLLLAYSNYLSHANGHVPCGSSSATPTQLRRVAKRQVDYILGDNPLGMSYMVGYGGRYPRRIHHRGSSLPSVRAHRGKIGCKEGTKYYMSPAPNPNVLVGAVVGGPTNISDAFPDARPVFQQSEPTTYINAPLLGLLAYFSAHPTILSD